The following proteins come from a genomic window of Hymenobacter canadensis:
- a CDS encoding DUF885 domain-containing protein, which yields MKHPLLLAATLAAAAYLSACSDSPGRKTAEADAQPDVAFERYKSRFIDSLWYYNPEWASGAGYHRYDSLLVVPNEGRRRTEAKALRRRATELATFKPEELSVNNQTDWRLMQNYVRSSGFYADTLRDWQWNPANYNLGASVGEILNGRYWPLDRRLRAISLKISRATDYYAAAAQNISTPTKEHTELAILQNQGGLEVFGKALEDSVARSGLSAREKQEFADRLATTRLSIEGYLRFLKADVLPAGKFRSFRLGQDLFARKFSYDIQSTYSAGQVYEKALTHKQELLRDMKTRATRLYPKYFPGQPLPTDSLATVQQVIGKLSEKHATPGGFVQAVKDQMPTLVKWVDDHKLLTQDPSKPLVVRETPLYMRGSGAGASISAPGPYDKAANTYYNVEPLTGQPEAQAQSYLREYNTYTLQILNIHEAIPGHYTQLVYANRSPSLIKSIFGNGAMVEGWAVYAERMMLESGYGGNTDEMWLMWDKWNMRVTLNAILDHEVHVKNASEAATVAMLRRDGFQEEAEARNKWRRATLSQVQLSSYFTGYTEIYDLRQELKKEQGAGFDLKAFHEQFLSYGSAPVRYIRAMMLKKA from the coding sequence ATGAAACACCCGCTACTCCTGGCTGCCACGTTGGCGGCCGCTGCTTACCTGTCTGCCTGCTCCGACTCGCCGGGGCGCAAAACGGCCGAGGCCGATGCTCAGCCCGACGTGGCGTTTGAGCGCTACAAGTCGCGCTTCATCGACTCGCTGTGGTACTACAACCCCGAGTGGGCCAGCGGCGCCGGCTACCACCGCTACGACTCGCTGCTGGTGGTGCCCAACGAGGGGCGCCGCCGCACCGAGGCCAAGGCCCTGCGGCGCCGCGCCACCGAGCTGGCCACGTTCAAGCCCGAGGAGCTGAGCGTCAACAACCAGACCGACTGGCGCCTGATGCAGAACTACGTGCGCAGCAGCGGCTTCTACGCCGACACGCTGCGCGACTGGCAGTGGAACCCAGCCAATTACAACCTGGGCGCCTCGGTGGGCGAAATCCTCAACGGCCGCTACTGGCCGCTGGACCGGCGCTTGCGGGCCATCAGCCTGAAAATCTCGCGTGCCACCGACTACTACGCCGCCGCCGCGCAAAACATCAGCACCCCCACCAAAGAGCACACCGAACTGGCCATTCTGCAGAACCAGGGCGGGCTGGAGGTGTTCGGTAAAGCGTTGGAAGACTCCGTGGCCCGCTCTGGGCTGAGTGCGCGGGAGAAACAGGAGTTTGCCGACCGGCTGGCTACCACGCGCCTGAGCATCGAGGGCTACCTGCGGTTCCTGAAAGCCGATGTGCTGCCGGCCGGCAAGTTCCGCAGCTTCCGGCTGGGCCAGGACCTGTTCGCCCGCAAGTTCAGCTACGACATTCAGAGCACGTACTCGGCCGGGCAGGTATACGAGAAGGCCCTCACGCACAAGCAGGAGCTGCTGCGCGACATGAAGACGCGGGCCACCCGGCTCTACCCGAAGTATTTCCCGGGCCAGCCGCTGCCCACCGACTCGCTGGCTACCGTGCAGCAGGTCATTGGCAAGCTCTCGGAGAAGCACGCCACGCCGGGCGGCTTCGTGCAGGCCGTGAAAGACCAGATGCCCACGCTGGTGAAGTGGGTGGATGACCACAAGCTGCTCACCCAGGACCCCAGCAAGCCGCTGGTGGTGCGCGAAACGCCGCTGTATATGCGCGGCAGCGGCGCGGGCGCCAGCATTTCGGCCCCTGGCCCCTACGACAAGGCCGCCAACACTTACTACAACGTGGAGCCGCTCACGGGCCAGCCCGAGGCCCAGGCCCAGAGCTACCTGCGCGAGTACAACACCTACACGCTGCAAATCCTCAACATCCACGAGGCTATTCCGGGGCACTATACGCAGCTCGTGTACGCCAACCGCAGCCCCTCGCTCATCAAGTCCATCTTCGGCAACGGAGCCATGGTGGAGGGCTGGGCCGTGTACGCCGAGCGCATGATGCTGGAAAGCGGCTACGGCGGCAACACCGACGAAATGTGGCTGATGTGGGACAAATGGAACATGCGCGTGACGCTCAACGCCATCCTCGACCACGAAGTGCACGTGAAAAATGCCTCCGAGGCCGCCACCGTGGCCATGCTGCGCCGCGACGGATTTCAGGAAGAGGCCGAGGCCCGCAACAAGTGGCGCCGCGCCACCCTGAGCCAGGTGCAGCTAAGCTCCTACTTCACCGGCTACACCGAAATCTACGACCTGCGCCAGGAGCTGAAGAAGGAGCAGGGCGCGGGCTTCGACTTGAAAGCCTTCCACGAGCAGTTCCTCAGCTACGGCAGCGCCCCGGTGCGCTACATCCGGGCCATGATGCTGAAGAAAGCCTAA
- a CDS encoding thioredoxin family protein: MKVAERQRVHDVSDEQLRQLTHEHLKVFAKFTSENCDVCEQLAPPFVKFSDDEEFETILFVRLNSDENPVAKKIMQEKIAPFFVSYCQGRLLECDMLTTEAAVLGMLQRLKEFMPQTS; this comes from the coding sequence ATGAAAGTTGCTGAACGACAGCGGGTACACGATGTAAGCGATGAGCAGTTGCGCCAGCTCACGCACGAGCACCTCAAGGTGTTTGCCAAGTTCACATCAGAGAACTGTGATGTCTGCGAGCAGTTGGCCCCGCCGTTTGTGAAATTCTCGGACGACGAGGAATTTGAGACTATCTTGTTTGTGCGGCTGAACTCCGATGAAAACCCAGTCGCCAAAAAAATCATGCAGGAAAAAATAGCCCCGTTCTTCGTGTCGTACTGCCAGGGGCGCCTGCTGGAGTGCGACATGCTGACGACGGAAGCCGCCGTGCTGGGTATGTTGCAGCGCCTAAAAGAGTTTATGCCTCAAACCTCATGA
- a CDS encoding GNAT family N-acetyltransferase, with amino-acid sequence MITLAPLKQEHVASFYRWIRDPEVIEYSLSAFQRMQTDEQISQWYSATLQDQKSLNLGIFLPDTNELIGYAGLSGISGTNQSAEYFILIGQKACWGQGVGTAVTRQVLAVGFATYQLNRIMLTVSETNVGGLKAYAKAGFVEEGRMREACKRNGLFHDKIIMSVLKAEWQSMGG; translated from the coding sequence ATGATAACGTTAGCCCCGCTCAAACAGGAACACGTGGCCAGCTTCTACCGCTGGATTCGTGACCCGGAGGTGATTGAGTATTCGTTGTCGGCTTTCCAACGCATGCAGACCGACGAGCAGATCAGCCAATGGTATTCGGCTACGCTACAGGACCAGAAAAGCCTTAACCTGGGCATCTTCCTCCCCGATACCAACGAGCTGATTGGCTATGCCGGGCTGTCGGGCATCTCCGGGACCAATCAGTCGGCCGAGTATTTCATTCTCATCGGGCAGAAAGCCTGCTGGGGCCAGGGCGTGGGCACCGCCGTAACCCGGCAGGTACTGGCCGTTGGCTTTGCAACCTATCAGCTCAACCGGATCATGCTCACGGTTTCGGAAACCAACGTTGGCGGCCTGAAGGCGTATGCCAAAGCTGGCTTTGTGGAAGAGGGCCGGATGCGGGAGGCGTGTAAAAGAAACGGCCTGTTTCACGACAAGATCATCATGTCGGTGCTGAAAGCAGAGTGGCAGAGTATGGGGGGCTGA
- a CDS encoding YdcF family protein, whose protein sequence is MFFILSKLLDFLLSPAVWLVLLLLAAVLVRQTARRRQLLLATLALLLLLTNPGLINEALLAWELPPVRLHQLPPRADAAVLLTGITSVSKSPHDRVYLHEGADRLTNALWLWRAGRVRHILVSGGSGAMLQKAHTEAADLITLLHLAGVPDSVIIKEDQSRNTRENALFTRRITQARPELDTLILVTSAFHQRRALGCFAQVGLHPQPFPAGYYSTDRAATPDYWLMPDPQALSRWSLLLHEISGYVVYKVLGYA, encoded by the coding sequence GTGTTTTTCATTCTTTCCAAGCTCCTCGATTTTCTGTTGTCGCCGGCCGTGTGGCTGGTATTGCTGCTGCTGGCGGCGGTGCTGGTGCGGCAGACGGCGCGCCGCCGCCAGCTGCTGCTGGCCACGCTGGCGCTGCTGCTGCTGCTCACCAACCCCGGCCTGATCAACGAGGCGCTGCTAGCCTGGGAGCTGCCCCCGGTGCGCCTACACCAACTGCCGCCCCGCGCCGACGCGGCCGTGCTGCTCACGGGCATCACCAGCGTCAGCAAGTCGCCGCACGACCGGGTGTACCTGCACGAAGGCGCCGACCGCCTCACCAATGCCCTGTGGCTGTGGCGGGCCGGGCGGGTGCGCCACATTCTGGTGTCGGGCGGCTCGGGCGCCATGCTACAAAAGGCCCACACCGAGGCCGCCGACCTCATCACGCTGCTGCACCTGGCCGGCGTGCCCGATTCGGTCATCATCAAAGAAGACCAGAGCCGCAACACCCGCGAAAATGCCCTGTTCACGCGGCGCATCACCCAGGCCCGGCCCGAGCTGGACACGCTCATTCTGGTGACGTCGGCGTTTCATCAGCGGCGGGCGCTGGGCTGCTTCGCGCAGGTGGGCCTGCACCCGCAGCCCTTCCCGGCCGGCTACTACAGCACCGACCGCGCCGCCACGCCCGACTACTGGCTCATGCCCGACCCGCAGGCCCTGAGCCGCTGGAGTCTGCTGCTGCACGAAATCAGCGGGTACGTGGTGTATAAGGTGCTGGGCTACGCGTGA
- a CDS encoding NAD-dependent succinate-semialdehyde dehydrogenase has protein sequence MPIESRNPYTGRVERRFRAFSWSKTERILTQSHRAAATWRTTPFAERTRLMRRAAELLRERQDELAHLMAVEMGKPIADGRAEAVKCALCCDYYAEHAEQFLADDIIKTEARRSFISHEPIGVVLAIMPWNFPFWQVVRFAAPALMAGNVGLLKHASNVPQCALALEKIFHDAGFPPATFRTLLIGSDLIEPLIADDRVRAVTLTGSEAAGAQVAATAGRYIKKTVLELGGSDAFIVLADADIEVAAKTAAQARMINAGQSCIAAKRFIVEKPVLKEFISKMKTHLLAFRPGDPLSEGTQYGPLARPDLADELTEQVNDSIKQGAKVELHGGQSQPGTALFRPMILSNIRPGQRAYDEELFGPVALVLEAKDADDAVRLANDSRFGLGGSVWTADVERGEALARRVEAGAVFVNSLVKSAPEMPFGGVKKSGYGRELSYLGIREFVNQKSIWIAKSEKPAAGKKKVE, from the coding sequence ATGCCTATTGAGTCCCGCAACCCCTACACCGGCCGCGTAGAGCGCCGGTTCCGGGCTTTTTCCTGGTCGAAAACCGAGCGTATTCTCACCCAAAGCCACCGGGCTGCCGCCACCTGGCGCACCACCCCGTTTGCCGAGCGCACCCGCCTCATGCGCCGCGCCGCCGAGCTGCTGCGCGAGCGGCAGGACGAGCTGGCCCACCTCATGGCCGTGGAAATGGGCAAACCCATTGCCGATGGCCGCGCCGAAGCCGTGAAGTGTGCCCTCTGCTGCGACTACTATGCCGAGCACGCCGAGCAGTTCCTGGCCGACGATATTATCAAGACTGAAGCCCGGCGCAGCTTTATCAGTCACGAGCCCATTGGGGTGGTGCTGGCCATCATGCCCTGGAACTTCCCGTTCTGGCAGGTGGTGCGCTTCGCGGCCCCGGCCCTGATGGCCGGCAACGTGGGTTTGCTCAAGCACGCTTCCAACGTGCCACAGTGCGCGCTGGCGCTGGAAAAGATTTTTCATGATGCCGGCTTCCCTCCTGCCACGTTCCGCACGCTGCTCATCGGCTCCGACCTGATTGAGCCGCTCATTGCCGACGACCGGGTGCGGGCCGTGACGCTCACCGGCTCGGAAGCTGCCGGCGCCCAGGTGGCCGCTACGGCCGGGCGCTACATCAAAAAAACCGTGCTGGAGCTGGGTGGCTCCGACGCCTTCATCGTGCTGGCCGACGCCGATATTGAGGTGGCTGCCAAAACGGCCGCACAGGCGCGCATGATCAATGCCGGCCAGAGTTGCATTGCGGCCAAGCGCTTCATTGTGGAGAAGCCGGTCCTGAAGGAGTTTATCTCGAAGATGAAAACCCACCTGCTGGCCTTCCGGCCCGGCGACCCGCTCTCGGAGGGCACTCAGTACGGCCCCCTCGCCCGCCCCGACCTGGCTGACGAGCTGACTGAACAGGTGAACGACTCGATTAAGCAGGGCGCCAAAGTGGAGCTGCACGGCGGCCAGAGCCAGCCCGGCACGGCCCTGTTCCGCCCCATGATCCTGAGCAACATCCGGCCCGGCCAGCGCGCCTACGACGAGGAGCTATTCGGGCCGGTGGCGCTGGTGCTGGAAGCCAAAGACGCCGACGACGCCGTGCGCCTCGCCAACGACTCGCGCTTCGGCCTCGGCGGCTCCGTCTGGACGGCCGATGTGGAGCGGGGCGAGGCACTGGCCCGGCGTGTGGAAGCCGGCGCCGTGTTCGTCAACAGCCTCGTGAAGTCGGCCCCGGAAATGCCGTTCGGCGGCGTGAAGAAGTCGGGCTACGGCCGGGAGCTGTCGTATCTGGGCATCCGGGAGTTCGTGAACCAGAAGTCTATTTGGATAGCGAAATCTGAAAAACCGGCGGCTGGTAAGAAGAAGGTAGAGTAG
- a CDS encoding RNA polymerase sigma factor, translating into MNVIPPEAMPPIADGEDLLVQRLRDRDEAAMTLFYDRYSAALYGVIMRVVKKEEEAEDVLQESMVKIWNSFASYDASKGRLFTWVMNVSRNLAIDKIRSRQYRVGTRTQPLEDSAAVREPASPTFRPEHIGLQEMTKKLSPDQQQVVDMLYFGGYTQSEVADELNLPLGTVKTRARAAIKVLSKLIR; encoded by the coding sequence GTGAATGTCATTCCCCCCGAAGCCATGCCCCCGATAGCCGATGGCGAAGACCTGCTGGTGCAGCGTCTGCGTGACCGGGACGAGGCGGCCATGACGCTATTCTACGACCGGTATTCGGCTGCCCTCTACGGCGTTATCATGCGCGTCGTCAAGAAAGAGGAAGAAGCCGAAGACGTGCTGCAGGAAAGCATGGTCAAAATCTGGAACTCTTTCGCCTCCTACGATGCTAGCAAAGGCCGGCTGTTTACGTGGGTGATGAACGTGAGCCGGAATTTAGCCATCGACAAAATCCGCTCCCGACAGTACCGCGTAGGTACTCGTACCCAGCCGCTTGAAGACAGCGCCGCAGTACGTGAGCCCGCTTCGCCCACGTTCCGGCCCGAGCACATCGGTTTGCAGGAAATGACCAAAAAACTCTCCCCTGACCAACAGCAGGTCGTTGATATGCTGTACTTCGGCGGCTACACCCAGAGTGAGGTGGCCGACGAGCTGAATCTGCCGCTGGGCACGGTGAAAACCCGCGCCCGCGCTGCTATCAAGGTACTCTCTAAACTGATCCGATAG
- a CDS encoding anti-sigma factor, whose translation MDTQQYIESGILEEYALGVLSATDSAQVEQMAATHPEVQHELQAIIGGLDEYAQAHAITPPPAMRERVLAGWQQAIRSTSADATADTPVVPLAPATPVATPETPVTAPLGVPKAPIVPDPVTKDESVVRSIGSAPEPAYEAAPRAGYGWLMAASVALLLSLAGNYILYSRWQNTETALFAAQNEQGRFAATQQASEKRLLTQDRELAVLRDEQYQSVILAGTPAAPSAKARVLYNPTTKAVYVNVRSLPAPPAGKQYQLWALDNGKPVDAGVLAATTAAGDSLQQMKDIASAQAFAMTVEDAGGSASPTLSTMTVLGKML comes from the coding sequence GTGGATACTCAGCAATATATCGAATCAGGCATTCTGGAAGAATACGCTCTAGGCGTACTCTCCGCCACTGACTCTGCCCAGGTAGAGCAGATGGCTGCCACGCATCCGGAAGTACAGCACGAGCTGCAGGCCATTATTGGCGGCCTCGATGAGTACGCTCAGGCCCATGCCATTACGCCGCCGCCCGCCATGCGGGAGCGGGTGCTGGCGGGCTGGCAGCAAGCCATCCGCAGCACGTCCGCTGATGCCACCGCCGACACGCCCGTAGTGCCGCTGGCGCCCGCCACCCCGGTAGCAACTCCGGAAACTCCTGTTACTGCCCCGCTGGGTGTGCCTAAGGCCCCCATCGTGCCCGACCCCGTCACCAAGGATGAGTCGGTAGTACGGTCCATCGGCAGTGCGCCGGAGCCCGCCTATGAGGCGGCGCCCCGCGCTGGCTATGGCTGGCTGATGGCGGCCTCGGTAGCACTGCTGCTGAGCTTGGCCGGCAACTACATCCTGTATAGCCGCTGGCAGAACACGGAAACGGCTCTGTTTGCTGCTCAGAATGAACAGGGACGTTTTGCCGCCACCCAGCAGGCATCCGAGAAGCGCCTGCTCACCCAGGACCGCGAGCTGGCCGTACTCCGCGACGAGCAGTACCAGAGCGTGATTCTGGCCGGAACGCCGGCCGCGCCTTCGGCCAAAGCGCGGGTGCTCTACAACCCCACTACCAAGGCCGTGTACGTGAACGTGCGCAGCCTGCCCGCGCCACCCGCCGGCAAGCAATACCAGCTCTGGGCCCTCGACAACGGCAAGCCCGTGGATGCTGGCGTGCTGGCCGCTACCACTGCCGCCGGCGACAGCCTGCAGCAGATGAAGGACATTGCCAGTGCCCAGGCTTTCGCCATGACGGTGGAAGATGCGGGCGGCAGCGCCTCGCCTACGCTCTCCACGATGACGGTGCTGGGCAAGATGCTTTAG
- a CDS encoding heme NO-binding domain-containing protein, protein MHGTIFTLLKRYVQTQYDHSTWVRLMEAAGLSATSFDHKNVYPDEHMYALVGHAAEMTGLSAQELHEKFGEYLVPDLMYMYQKLLQPNWTTLDMLEHTENTMHRQVRQEHAENAPPVLQVTRLSPDELEINYVSKRRMGALAVGIVRGIATYYDEADRILVEPETSEDGEQVRIRVRRVAAA, encoded by the coding sequence GTGCACGGTACCATCTTCACACTCCTAAAACGCTACGTTCAAACGCAGTACGACCACAGCACGTGGGTGCGGCTGATGGAAGCGGCGGGCCTGAGCGCCACCAGCTTCGATCATAAAAACGTGTATCCTGATGAGCACATGTATGCGCTGGTCGGGCACGCCGCCGAAATGACCGGCCTCTCGGCGCAGGAGCTGCACGAGAAGTTCGGGGAGTATCTGGTGCCCGACCTGATGTACATGTACCAGAAGCTGCTGCAGCCCAACTGGACTACGCTGGACATGCTGGAGCATACCGAAAACACCATGCACCGGCAGGTTCGGCAGGAGCACGCCGAAAACGCCCCGCCCGTGCTGCAGGTCACTCGCCTCTCGCCCGACGAGCTGGAAATCAACTACGTATCGAAACGACGCATGGGGGCACTGGCTGTGGGCATCGTGCGCGGTATTGCCACTTACTACGACGAGGCTGACCGCATCCTGGTAGAGCCCGAAACCAGCGAG